The Synechococcus sp. WH 8101 sequence ATGCGCTTTCACCGTGAGCAGGTCGGGATCCCCCGGACCGGCACCGACGAGATACACAGTTCCCACCGTTGCGTCTCCCACATTGGATTCGTGCGCAGTTGCAATGGTCACGGCAGGGCAGCAAGGAGATCGATCAGACCAGAGCGCACCAGAGGAACCTCCAGCAGAGCAGGCGATCCTCCAGCCTGCCGCAGGGCCTCCGCCATCCGGTTCGGCGCAAGCGCCAGTGGCCGAGGCTGATACCCCGGATGTTCGGTCTCAAAAACCTCCCACTGATCCGCCGGCACCAACGGACAACCCAGTTGAGTTGCCAGAAGGTTCAAGTAGCGATCGGCAGGCCCCGGTCGCACGGGGTGATGCACCACAGCCTGAGATGCCGCAGCCAGATCATCCGCAGATGTCAGCCAGCGACCCAGCAAGTCACGCCAGTGGGGCCAGGCACCGAGGAAGGGCAGCAGAGTGGTGGATGTCCCGGTCTCGCGTAGACGCTGACGAATCTGTGGCAGATCGGAACGCACATGACTGCCGGGCAGAAGTAGTAAGGGAACAAGCCACTGGTGCTCGGGGTTGGATCCCGGAACCATCACCCCGGCCGGGACTGGTTCAGCCGCTGTCAGCGCCTCCAGCAGAACTGGCGCCTGGCGACGCCTCGCCACAACATCGGCCAACTCGAGCCAACACGATGGAATCACGCCGCCACTGCGGCCATGGACCACCAAGCGAAGTGCAGAGAGCTGGCAGGAACCGGATTTCCGTAACAACCGCCACGGATCAAAACGAGCAAGCGCTGATGAAGTCAGATTGAACTGATCGAGAGCCATCGCATCATGACCAGACAACGCCCACGGCCGAGCGTCAAATCCCACCGCAGGCGGCACGAACGGATGCCAACCAAGAGTCGGTCGGAGCTCGATCGTGACCTGGCGGCGATGGCAAGAGTCTGGTGGATGATCCGGCAGGGCGCCGTGCGAATGCTGGGTGAAATCGGTCGTCAATACTGACCAGGACTCCCATGGATCAAGATGCTGCCATGCAGCCAGAAGGCGTCGCACTCACTTGTAGCGAAACAGACAAAATCGCGGGCTCGCATCCCTTAGCCGTTTGGTTCCAACCGCTACCGATGGATCCCCGGGCCAACCGCTAAACAACTCCTGCAGCGCGCCTTTCGTTCTGAAGTGCTGCACCGACGCTCCGGATTGGAGCGACCGCACTTCACAACACAATCATGCACGCAAGCTCACCTTCCAGGCCATACCTGGAAGGCAAAAAGCTCAACAAAATTGAGCAGAACAAAGCCGCCAAGGATGGCCTCCTGGTGGGATCAGAACTTGAGCACTTCGCCAGGATCGGTTGGGAAGAGGTTGATGAAACCGATCTTCAACTGCGCCTGAAGTGGTATGGCATGTTCTGGCGACCGAAAACGCCGGGGCTGTTCATGTTGCGCCTGCGCATCCCCAATGGCGTGCTCACAAGCGCGCAGCTGCGGGTGGTCGCCTCGATCGTGGAGCGCTACGGCGACCATGGCAGTTGCGACATCACCACCCGGCAGAACCTGCAACTGCGCGGTGTTGTGTTGTGTGACCTGCCGGACATTCTCAAGCGCCTCAAGCTTGCCGGCCTGAGCACAATCCAATCAGGGTTTGACAATCCCCGCAACGTCACTGGCAATCCCCTTGCCGGCATCGATCCCCACGAAATCGTCGACACCCGCCCCTACACCCAAGCTCTCAACGATTTCCTCACCAACAACGCCGAAGGCAACAGCGACTATTCCAACCTGCCGCGCAAATGGAACACGGCTGTCGCCGGCTCGAAGGATCACTTCCTACTTCACAACGACATCGTGTTTCATCCGGTCGAGCACAATGGCGAGCTCGGGTTCGGTGTGTGGATCGGTGGCATTCTCTCCTCCCAGATGAATGCCTATGCGCTGCCGCTCAATGCCTGGGTGAAGCCTGATCAACTCTGCGCCATCACCGATGCCGTGATCAGCATCTGGCGCGACAACGGTGAACGCGACAAGCGACCAAAAGGACGGTTCCGCCTCTATCTCGATCAGGTGGGGCTGGAGCCGTTCCGGGCCATGGTGGAGGAGCGCTTCGGGCCACTCACCCCCGATCCGGGCTCAACCTTTGACGCCGAACCCCGTTCCCATTACGGCATCCATCCGCAGAAACAACACGGCCTCCATTTCGCCGGCCTCCACATTCCGGTCGGACGACTCACGGCGGAGGACCTGCACGATCTGGCGAACGCCAGCCTCGAGCATGGCTGCGGAGAAGTTCGCTTCACCGAAGATCAGAACGTGATCCTTCCAGGGATCCCGACCGATCGCCTCAGCGCCCTGGAAGCGGATCCGCTGCTGGAACGCTTCCCCCTCGCTCCCGGAAGTGTCGCCGCTGGGACCGTGTCCTGCACCGGCAGCACCTATTGCGGTTTTGCCCTCACCAACACCAAGGATCAGGCCCTGCAAGCTGCCCGAGCTCTGGATGCCGAGCTGGAGCTCCCCGAAGAGCTGAAGATCCACTGGACCGGTTGCCCGAACAGCTGCGGCCAGGCCTACATGGGGGCGATCGGTCTCACCGGCACCAAGGCCAAGAACGCCGACGGCGCAATGGGTGAGGGCTACACCCTCACCCTGGGGGGATCCCAGGGTGCTGACCCACAGATCGGCTCCGTTGCCGAAAAAGCCATTCCCGCCGAGCAGATCCAGTCGGTTCTGCGCCAGGTGCTGATCGAGCGCTTCGGCGCCCGGCCCCGTCACTGACCCACTCCGGCGCGGGAGCGTGGCGCTGACCTTCTGAAGCCATGGCCCCTCACAACTTGATTCCAACAACCTCCTGCCAACGATTGCGATGCGCCCCTCCAACGATCTCTTCTCCCGACTGATCAACTGGTTCAGCCATTGCGGTGCGGATCAAGCACCGATTTCACGCCCCCAAGAGCAACAGGATCTGTTCTCCAGGTTGATGAACCGCATCAGCGGTTGAAAGTCGATCCAAATCCGTTCCGTTCTCTCCTCCACCCACCCTTGCCTGCCCCGATTCCATGAGTGCCTCCGCCTCCCAGATGGACTACGTCCTGCCCAATGAGCTGGTCGACGGCATGATCGCCGCTGGCGGCAAGAAAGCCACCGTCAGCGTGAAAAATCTGCTGCTGCGTGGTTTTTATTCCGGCGCCATCCTTGGACTCGCCGTGATCCTCGCCCTCACCGTGGCGATTCAGAGCAAACTGCCCTTCCTCGGCTCCGTTCTCTTCCCTTTCGGGTTCGCCAG is a genomic window containing:
- a CDS encoding CbiX/SirB N-terminal domain-containing protein; the protein is MVHGRSGGVIPSCWLELADVVARRRQAPVLLEALTAAEPVPAGVMVPGSNPEHQWLVPLLLLPGSHVRSDLPQIRQRLRETGTSTTLLPFLGAWPHWRDLLGRWLTSADDLAAASQAVVHHPVRPGPADRYLNLLATQLGCPLVPADQWEVFETEHPGYQPRPLALAPNRMAEALRQAGGSPALLEVPLVRSGLIDLLAALP
- a CDS encoding ferredoxin--nitrite reductase — protein: MHASSPSRPYLEGKKLNKIEQNKAAKDGLLVGSELEHFARIGWEEVDETDLQLRLKWYGMFWRPKTPGLFMLRLRIPNGVLTSAQLRVVASIVERYGDHGSCDITTRQNLQLRGVVLCDLPDILKRLKLAGLSTIQSGFDNPRNVTGNPLAGIDPHEIVDTRPYTQALNDFLTNNAEGNSDYSNLPRKWNTAVAGSKDHFLLHNDIVFHPVEHNGELGFGVWIGGILSSQMNAYALPLNAWVKPDQLCAITDAVISIWRDNGERDKRPKGRFRLYLDQVGLEPFRAMVEERFGPLTPDPGSTFDAEPRSHYGIHPQKQHGLHFAGLHIPVGRLTAEDLHDLANASLEHGCGEVRFTEDQNVILPGIPTDRLSALEADPLLERFPLAPGSVAAGTVSCTGSTYCGFALTNTKDQALQAARALDAELELPEELKIHWTGCPNSCGQAYMGAIGLTGTKAKNADGAMGEGYTLTLGGSQGADPQIGSVAEKAIPAEQIQSVLRQVLIERFGARPRH
- a CDS encoding ferredoxin--nitrite reductase — protein: MRPSNDLFSRLINWFSHCGADQAPISRPQEQQDLFSRLMNRISG